One Punica granatum isolate Tunisia-2019 chromosome 3, ASM765513v2, whole genome shotgun sequence genomic window carries:
- the LOC116199703 gene encoding U-box domain-containing protein 5 isoform X1 gives MGSDAAEAEDILSVPSSYKVRYICLQVHRAMCTELMRLVNRAMSLLPEIEAARPRCSSGMQALCSFNQAIEKARQVLQHCSEASKLYLVYTADAILSRCERSRKLFEQSLLQIQNNVPVLLAIKISQFIDDIRSATFTLDLAEEEAVKVIHQLVHHGAPESGSVEDLELINTFQSVVSRLHITSPKAILIERRSIRKLLSKVGDDNTKKKKILTYFAYLFKKYGNQIVTEQAETIKVESDKLFLNDDTKCDPEPRRSARVENQTSPGDVLSDPVILEEFKCPLSSRLMYDPVVIASGQTFERVWIQKWFDEGNNTCPKTKVQLNNLSVTPNGTMKDMISKWCAKHGVSMHDPSVELKIEATPSLDHSFMSIASIGDSVNDLHIHMDLSNVSFGSLDTSFNSDSSLPKITRTNENSKKKSLDSIWRLSELPWLSQCELVEDFRRRVEHNGQALYTTSPENFLSPISKFVGEAIHHRDIKAQRNAAQLLLAYMKKSRYGAKDLTEESYSVVVSLYSSEEVKEEALAIIETLSSQPHCRPKIAASGALALILDALCSRSRGLQGSALRILHNLSSDSDLRPLILSLDHIIPKLVPFLKDTKVSRHALFILQHLCDIEAARISITETRDCIASMAELLDTGNSEEQEIALSIFLMLCSQRLEYCQLVLDEGFAVIPALVSISINGSEKSKVSAMELLRLLKDVNVVEDQQDYSSGTDPDQARPRDHGDHHKENKRSSSSRSSGLFSIFSRPKR, from the exons ATGGGGAGCGATGCTGCGGAAGCGGAGGACATCCTCTCTGTTCCTTCTTCGTATAAG GTGAGATACATCTGTTTGCAGGTTCATCGAGCAATGTGCACCGAGCTAATGAGATTGGTCAACAGAGCGATGAGCCTACTGCCAGAAATTGAAGCAGCTCGTCCTCGGTGCTCCTCAGGAATGCAAGCACTCTGCTCATTTAATCAGGCAATCGAGAAAGCCAGGCAAGTCCTCCAGCACTGTAGCGAAGCCAGTAAACTCTATCTG GTGTATACAGCTGATGCAATACTTTCAAGATGCGAAAGGTCAAGGAAACTGTTTGAGCAAAGTCTTCTCCAGATTCAAAACAATGTTCCGGTTTTGTTGGCCATAAAG ATATCTCAGTTCATAGATGATATCAGAAGTGCGACTTTTACATTGGACTTGGCCGAGGAAGAGGCTGTAAAGGTTATCCATCAGTTAGTCCATCACGGTGCACCTGAATCCGGCAGTGTTGAGGATCTCGAGCTGATAAATACCTTTCAATCTGTGGTATCAAGACTCCACATTACCTCTCCAAAGGCCATCTTGATTGAGAGAAGATCGATTAGGAAACTGCTCAGCAAGGTCGGGGATGACAacacaaagaagaagaaaatcttAACATATTTTGCCTATCTTTTCAAGAAGTATGGCAATCAAATTGTGACTGAACAAGCTGAGACCATCAAAGTTGAGAGTGATAAGCTGTTTTTAAATGATGACACTAAATGTGATCCAGAACCTAGACGATCTGCTCGAGTTGAGAACCAAACTAGCCCTGGCGATGTCCTGTCCGACCCAGTGATCCTTGAGGAATTCAAGTGCCCACTCTCCTCGAGGCTCATGTATGACCCTGTGGTCATCGCCTCGGGGCAGACCTTTGAGAGGGTTTGGATACAGAAGTGGTTCGATGAAGGCAACAACACTTGCCCAAAAACAAAAGTGCAGCTCAATAATTTATCAGTGACTCCAAATGGCACCATGAAGGACATGATATCAAAGTGGTGCGCAAAGCATGGGGTTTCCATGCACGACCCGAGCGTAGAGCTCAAAATAGAAGCCACGCCCTCATTGGACCACTCCTTTATGTCCATTGCGAGTATTGGAGACTCTGTGAATGATTTGCACATCCATATGGATCTTAGCAATGTTTCATTTGGGTCCTTAGATACGAGCTTTAACTCCGACTCCTCACTCCCCAAAATCACAAGAACAAACGAGAACAGCAAGAAGAAATCTTTGGATTCGATTTGGAGGCTATCAGAGCTTCCGTGGCTATCTCAGTGTGAGTTGGTCGAAGATTTCCGGCGCAGAGTAGAGCACAATGGTCAAGCTCTTTACACGACTTCGCCAGAGAACTTTCTCAGTCCAATATCGAAATTTGTTGGAGAGGCTATCCACCACAGGGACATCAAGGCTCAGAGGAATGCAGCCCAGTTGTTACTGGCATATATGAAGAAGAGCAG ATACGGTGCAAAAGACTTGACAGAAGAATCATACTCCGTGGTGGTGTCACTCTATTCATCAGAGGAAGTCAAAGAGGAAGCTCTTGCAATAATAGAAACTCTTTCTTCTCAGCCCCATTGCAGACCAAAAATTGCTGCTTCCGGTGCTCTTGCTTTGATATTGGATGCCCTCTGCTCCAGATCTCGAGGCCTTCAGGGCTCTGCACTAAGGATTCTCCATAACCTCTCCTCAGACAGCGATCTTCGGCCCCTCATCTTGTCCCTAGACCACATCATCCCCAAGCTGGTCCCTTTCCTGAAGGACACCAAGGTCTCGAGACACGCTCTGTTCATCTTGCAACATCTCTGCGATATCGAGGCAGCAAGAATCTCCATCACTGAAACAAGAGATTGCATCGCCTCCATGGCTGAGCTGCTCGACACTGGGAACAGTGAGGAGCAAGAGATTGCCCTGTCGATTTTTCTCATGCTGTGCTCTCAGAGGCTGGAATACTGCCAGTTGGTTCTGGACGAAGGGTTTGCCGTTATCCCAGCCCTTGTGAGTATCTCTATCAACGGGAGTGAGAAATCGAAGGTGAGCGCGATGGAGTTGCTCCGGCTGTTGAAGGATGTCAATGTCGTCGAGGACCAACAAGACTATTCTTCTGGGACTGATCCTGACCAGGCCAGGCCTAGAGACCACGGTGACCACCACAAGGAGAACAAGAGATCGTCTTCTTCACGGTCATCGGggcttttttcaattttctcaaGACCAAAGAGGTGA
- the LOC116199703 gene encoding U-box domain-containing protein 5 isoform X2 produces the protein MGSDAAEAEDILSVPSSYKVHRAMCTELMRLVNRAMSLLPEIEAARPRCSSGMQALCSFNQAIEKARQVLQHCSEASKLYLVYTADAILSRCERSRKLFEQSLLQIQNNVPVLLAIKISQFIDDIRSATFTLDLAEEEAVKVIHQLVHHGAPESGSVEDLELINTFQSVVSRLHITSPKAILIERRSIRKLLSKVGDDNTKKKKILTYFAYLFKKYGNQIVTEQAETIKVESDKLFLNDDTKCDPEPRRSARVENQTSPGDVLSDPVILEEFKCPLSSRLMYDPVVIASGQTFERVWIQKWFDEGNNTCPKTKVQLNNLSVTPNGTMKDMISKWCAKHGVSMHDPSVELKIEATPSLDHSFMSIASIGDSVNDLHIHMDLSNVSFGSLDTSFNSDSSLPKITRTNENSKKKSLDSIWRLSELPWLSQCELVEDFRRRVEHNGQALYTTSPENFLSPISKFVGEAIHHRDIKAQRNAAQLLLAYMKKSRYGAKDLTEESYSVVVSLYSSEEVKEEALAIIETLSSQPHCRPKIAASGALALILDALCSRSRGLQGSALRILHNLSSDSDLRPLILSLDHIIPKLVPFLKDTKVSRHALFILQHLCDIEAARISITETRDCIASMAELLDTGNSEEQEIALSIFLMLCSQRLEYCQLVLDEGFAVIPALVSISINGSEKSKVSAMELLRLLKDVNVVEDQQDYSSGTDPDQARPRDHGDHHKENKRSSSSRSSGLFSIFSRPKR, from the exons ATGGGGAGCGATGCTGCGGAAGCGGAGGACATCCTCTCTGTTCCTTCTTCGTATAAG GTTCATCGAGCAATGTGCACCGAGCTAATGAGATTGGTCAACAGAGCGATGAGCCTACTGCCAGAAATTGAAGCAGCTCGTCCTCGGTGCTCCTCAGGAATGCAAGCACTCTGCTCATTTAATCAGGCAATCGAGAAAGCCAGGCAAGTCCTCCAGCACTGTAGCGAAGCCAGTAAACTCTATCTG GTGTATACAGCTGATGCAATACTTTCAAGATGCGAAAGGTCAAGGAAACTGTTTGAGCAAAGTCTTCTCCAGATTCAAAACAATGTTCCGGTTTTGTTGGCCATAAAG ATATCTCAGTTCATAGATGATATCAGAAGTGCGACTTTTACATTGGACTTGGCCGAGGAAGAGGCTGTAAAGGTTATCCATCAGTTAGTCCATCACGGTGCACCTGAATCCGGCAGTGTTGAGGATCTCGAGCTGATAAATACCTTTCAATCTGTGGTATCAAGACTCCACATTACCTCTCCAAAGGCCATCTTGATTGAGAGAAGATCGATTAGGAAACTGCTCAGCAAGGTCGGGGATGACAacacaaagaagaagaaaatcttAACATATTTTGCCTATCTTTTCAAGAAGTATGGCAATCAAATTGTGACTGAACAAGCTGAGACCATCAAAGTTGAGAGTGATAAGCTGTTTTTAAATGATGACACTAAATGTGATCCAGAACCTAGACGATCTGCTCGAGTTGAGAACCAAACTAGCCCTGGCGATGTCCTGTCCGACCCAGTGATCCTTGAGGAATTCAAGTGCCCACTCTCCTCGAGGCTCATGTATGACCCTGTGGTCATCGCCTCGGGGCAGACCTTTGAGAGGGTTTGGATACAGAAGTGGTTCGATGAAGGCAACAACACTTGCCCAAAAACAAAAGTGCAGCTCAATAATTTATCAGTGACTCCAAATGGCACCATGAAGGACATGATATCAAAGTGGTGCGCAAAGCATGGGGTTTCCATGCACGACCCGAGCGTAGAGCTCAAAATAGAAGCCACGCCCTCATTGGACCACTCCTTTATGTCCATTGCGAGTATTGGAGACTCTGTGAATGATTTGCACATCCATATGGATCTTAGCAATGTTTCATTTGGGTCCTTAGATACGAGCTTTAACTCCGACTCCTCACTCCCCAAAATCACAAGAACAAACGAGAACAGCAAGAAGAAATCTTTGGATTCGATTTGGAGGCTATCAGAGCTTCCGTGGCTATCTCAGTGTGAGTTGGTCGAAGATTTCCGGCGCAGAGTAGAGCACAATGGTCAAGCTCTTTACACGACTTCGCCAGAGAACTTTCTCAGTCCAATATCGAAATTTGTTGGAGAGGCTATCCACCACAGGGACATCAAGGCTCAGAGGAATGCAGCCCAGTTGTTACTGGCATATATGAAGAAGAGCAG ATACGGTGCAAAAGACTTGACAGAAGAATCATACTCCGTGGTGGTGTCACTCTATTCATCAGAGGAAGTCAAAGAGGAAGCTCTTGCAATAATAGAAACTCTTTCTTCTCAGCCCCATTGCAGACCAAAAATTGCTGCTTCCGGTGCTCTTGCTTTGATATTGGATGCCCTCTGCTCCAGATCTCGAGGCCTTCAGGGCTCTGCACTAAGGATTCTCCATAACCTCTCCTCAGACAGCGATCTTCGGCCCCTCATCTTGTCCCTAGACCACATCATCCCCAAGCTGGTCCCTTTCCTGAAGGACACCAAGGTCTCGAGACACGCTCTGTTCATCTTGCAACATCTCTGCGATATCGAGGCAGCAAGAATCTCCATCACTGAAACAAGAGATTGCATCGCCTCCATGGCTGAGCTGCTCGACACTGGGAACAGTGAGGAGCAAGAGATTGCCCTGTCGATTTTTCTCATGCTGTGCTCTCAGAGGCTGGAATACTGCCAGTTGGTTCTGGACGAAGGGTTTGCCGTTATCCCAGCCCTTGTGAGTATCTCTATCAACGGGAGTGAGAAATCGAAGGTGAGCGCGATGGAGTTGCTCCGGCTGTTGAAGGATGTCAATGTCGTCGAGGACCAACAAGACTATTCTTCTGGGACTGATCCTGACCAGGCCAGGCCTAGAGACCACGGTGACCACCACAAGGAGAACAAGAGATCGTCTTCTTCACGGTCATCGGggcttttttcaattttctcaaGACCAAAGAGGTGA
- the LOC116198849 gene encoding zinc-finger homeodomain protein 5-like, whose translation MGSIPNPFSLVYNNLTPEPSSSEVNRGARCTKLPDDPSPSASLSRYMECLRNHGAAIGAHILDGCGEFMPGGEEGTPESFKCAACECHRNFHRKLQSEVETGSWDFPSSLYMTNYQKYSSFNLGKNAGFAPRPLIMPSIVHHHQHPKRFPAAPLMVAFGSRAIPDAAGSSSEDDLNTDRDHTPIPSDGTGHILEGHHQQSGVKNKRFRTKFTREQKDKMADFAEKLGWKIGKQDEHELARFCAEAGVKMQVFKVWMHNSKQAMKRKLQISKD comes from the coding sequence ATGGGCAGCATTCCCAATCCTTTCTCTTTGGTCTACAACAACCTCACACCAGAGCCATCATCATCAGAAGTTAATCGTGGTGCCAGATGTACCAAACTACCCGATGATCCTTCCCCTTCCGCTTCGTTGTCTCGGTACATGGAGTGCCTCCGGAACCACGGGGCTGCTATCGGGGCTCATATCCTCGATGGGTGCGGGGAGTTCATGCCTGGTGGGGAGGAAGGCACCCCGGAGTCGTTCAAGTGCGCCGCGTGCGAGTGTCACCGTAATTTCCACCGGAAGCTGCAGTCGGAGGTGGAAACGGGCAGCTGGGATTTCCCTTCATCCTTGTACATGACCAACTACCAGAAGTACTCCTCATTCAACCTCGGCAAGAATGCGGGGTTCGCCCCGAGGCCACTGATAATGCCATCGATCGTCCATCACCATCAGCATCCGAAGAGATTCCCTGCGGCCCCCTTGATGGTGGCCTTTGGTAGCAGGGCCATCCCGGACGCTGCGGGCTCATCAAGTGAGGATGACCTCAATACTGATCGTGATCACACGCCTATTCCATCGGATGGCACGGGGCACATACTAGAGGGGCATCATCAACAGTCCGGTGTGAAGAACAAGCGGTTCCGGACGAAGTTTACAAGGGAGCAGAAGGACAAGATGGCAGATTTTGCGGAGAAGTTGGGTTGGAAGATCGGGAAGCAGGACGAACACGAGCTGGCGAGGTTCTGCGCCGAGGCCGGGGTGAAGATGCAGGTCTTCAAGGTGTGGATGCATAATAGCAAACAAGCCATGAAGAGGAAGCTTCAAATTAGTAAGGACTAG